The Fibrobacter sp. UWB4 genome includes a window with the following:
- a CDS encoding type I restriction endonuclease subunit R — MPTDTSEKGLETLIEKYLLEQNAYSRGISSDYSTDYALDCNKVETFLCDTQQDKVRNAVDFSNEHSRHSFFERLKNEITKRGVIDVIRKGYNYNTTHFDMYYPLPSELSESGHVFYNKNIFSVTRQVHFSVANPDLSIDMVIFINGMPIITIELKNHYTGQTLLNAVTQYSNPNERNPKEFLLQPKRCAVHFAVDDDNIRMCTELKGKESWFLPFDKGVDGGAGNPLNPNGPRTAYLWDYVLTKPTLSYIIENLAQVARFTDEKGRLVKESVVWPRYHQLDAVRYLVQETKSHELGQKFLIQHSAGSGKSNTITWLAFMLAQQLRGTEKLMDSIIVVTDRVNLDKQIRNNIKAYNQLGNIVGWADSSETLRNELTAGKRIIITIVHKFPFILKEIGTTLANRRFAIIIDEAHSSQNGSLSAKMNMAISGVDAESEEDFEDILNKTIEGRKMVKNANYYAFTATPKNKTLEMFGKKIPQPDGKPKFEPHHNYTMRQAIQEGFILDVLKNYTPYQSYYKVVESELIRKQKEDPEFDRDQAQKKIRWYVESRPETVEKKAAIIVNHFINNVINKNKVGGQARAMVVTAGIERAIDYYYAISKQLQDMRSPYKAVVAFSGKKVYHGKEETEASINKFPSADIEKNMKVDPYRILVVADKFQTGYDEPLLHTMYVDKGLTDIKAVQTLSRLNRCHPKKKDTFILDFANEPENIKASFQRYYKMTTLAGETDPNKLNDLIFELDEYNIYTQAEIDLYCRKYLGSSPREELDPIIDTCVERFKNDLQEEQQIACKSAMKNFVRIYTFLAAIMPFGSKDWEKRWTFYKFLVTKLPKLKDDDFTEGLLDSIDFDQLRIVEQEAAKISLENENAEIAPVPTGNGAVGKKEPELVKLSDILEEFNQRYGGVEWEYPDKVKKDIDELPKELAENESFANAVLHADESTVQIEGNDALQQIIVKNMAARSELFRIFLNNQEFQNFLVERVISAARTMVRATVG, encoded by the coding sequence ATGCCGACGGATACTTCAGAAAAAGGTCTCGAAACTCTCATTGAAAAATACCTTCTTGAGCAGAATGCTTACTCTAGGGGAATATCGTCCGATTACAGCACCGATTATGCTTTAGATTGCAATAAGGTCGAAACGTTCCTTTGTGATACGCAACAGGATAAAGTTCGAAATGCTGTAGATTTCAGTAATGAACACTCGCGACATTCATTCTTCGAACGACTCAAAAATGAAATTACCAAGCGTGGTGTCATCGATGTAATCCGCAAGGGCTATAATTACAATACCACGCATTTTGATATGTATTACCCACTCCCTTCTGAGTTAAGCGAATCGGGACATGTCTTTTACAATAAAAATATTTTTTCTGTCACGCGACAAGTCCACTTTAGCGTAGCGAATCCAGACTTGTCTATCGACATGGTGATTTTTATTAACGGTATGCCCATCATCACCATTGAACTCAAGAATCATTATACAGGTCAGACTCTCTTGAATGCTGTTACACAGTATTCAAATCCGAATGAACGCAATCCCAAGGAATTTCTGCTGCAACCCAAGCGTTGCGCAGTCCATTTCGCCGTAGATGACGATAATATTCGTATGTGTACGGAATTGAAGGGTAAGGAATCGTGGTTTCTGCCGTTTGACAAGGGTGTTGATGGAGGTGCTGGCAATCCGTTGAATCCGAATGGTCCGCGAACGGCCTACTTATGGGATTACGTGCTTACAAAGCCTACGCTCTCGTACATTATTGAAAATTTGGCACAAGTGGCTAGATTTACAGATGAAAAAGGAAGGCTTGTTAAAGAATCTGTTGTGTGGCCTCGTTACCACCAGCTTGATGCCGTCCGTTATCTGGTGCAAGAAACCAAGTCGCATGAATTAGGGCAAAAATTCCTGATTCAGCATAGTGCGGGTTCGGGTAAATCGAATACGATTACGTGGCTCGCCTTTATGCTTGCTCAGCAATTGCGTGGTACAGAGAAACTGATGGATTCCATCATTGTTGTAACTGACCGTGTGAATCTTGACAAGCAAATTCGTAATAATATTAAAGCCTATAACCAACTTGGTAATATTGTTGGTTGGGCGGATTCTTCGGAAACGCTGCGCAATGAACTCACTGCTGGCAAGCGAATTATCATCACGATTGTTCACAAATTCCCTTTTATTCTCAAGGAAATAGGCACGACGCTTGCAAACCGTCGTTTTGCAATTATCATTGACGAAGCTCATAGTAGTCAAAACGGCTCGCTTTCGGCTAAAATGAATATGGCAATTTCCGGTGTTGATGCTGAGAGTGAGGAAGATTTCGAAGACATCTTGAACAAGACTATAGAAGGTCGTAAGATGGTGAAGAATGCGAATTATTATGCCTTTACCGCGACCCCAAAGAACAAGACTCTTGAAATGTTCGGTAAAAAGATTCCACAGCCCGATGGAAAACCGAAATTTGAGCCTCACCACAATTACACAATGCGTCAGGCTATCCAAGAAGGCTTTATCTTGGATGTGCTGAAAAATTACACGCCGTATCAGAGCTATTACAAGGTTGTTGAATCGGAACTCATTCGCAAGCAAAAGGAAGACCCCGAATTTGATCGAGACCAAGCTCAAAAGAAAATCCGTTGGTATGTGGAAAGTCGCCCTGAAACGGTCGAGAAAAAGGCTGCCATTATTGTAAATCATTTTATCAATAATGTTATCAACAAAAATAAGGTGGGTGGACAGGCCCGTGCGATGGTGGTGACCGCCGGAATTGAAAGGGCGATTGACTATTATTACGCCATTTCAAAACAGCTGCAAGATATGCGGAGCCCGTATAAGGCTGTCGTTGCGTTCAGCGGAAAAAAGGTGTATCATGGCAAGGAAGAAACCGAAGCCAGCATTAACAAGTTCCCGTCTGCTGATATTGAAAAGAACATGAAGGTGGATCCGTACCGTATTCTTGTTGTTGCCGACAAGTTCCAGACGGGTTACGATGAACCGCTGCTGCATACGATGTATGTTGATAAGGGCTTAACAGATATCAAGGCTGTGCAGACTCTTAGCCGCTTAAATCGCTGTCATCCGAAAAAGAAAGATACCTTCATTCTCGATTTCGCGAATGAGCCTGAAAATATCAAGGCGTCGTTCCAACGCTATTACAAGATGACGACGCTTGCTGGCGAAACCGATCCGAATAAACTGAACGACTTGATTTTTGAGTTGGATGAATACAATATCTACACGCAAGCCGAGATAGATTTGTATTGCAGAAAATATCTGGGTTCATCCCCGCGCGAAGAACTGGACCCGATTATTGATACGTGCGTAGAACGATTCAAGAATGACTTGCAAGAAGAACAGCAGATTGCCTGCAAGAGCGCTATGAAGAATTTCGTGCGCATCTATACCTTCCTTGCTGCCATTATGCCGTTCGGTAGTAAGGATTGGGAAAAACGCTGGACGTTCTACAAGTTTCTTGTGACGAAATTGCCAAAGTTAAAAGATGACGACTTTACAGAAGGCTTGTTAGATTCTATTGACTTTGACCAATTACGAATTGTGGAGCAAGAAGCGGCAAAGATTTCTCTCGAAAACGAGAATGCCGAAATCGCGCCCGTGCCGACAGGTAATGGAGCTGTTGGCAAAAAGGAACCGGAACTCGTCAAGTTGAGTGATATTCTGGAGGAATTCAATCAACGCTATGGCGGTGTGGAATGGGAATATCCCGATAAAGTTAAGAAGGATATTGACGAATTGCCCAAGGAACTTGCCGAAAATGAAAGCTTCGCCAATGCCGTTTTGCATGCCGATGAATCGACCGTGCAAATCGAAGGCAACGACGCTTTACAGCAAATCATCGTCAAGAATATGGCTGCTCGCTCGGAACTCTTCCGCATATTCCTTAATAATCAGGAATTTCAAAATTTCCTCGTGGAACGGGTCATTTCTGCTGCAAGAACAATGGTGAGAGCGACTGTCGGATAG
- a CDS encoding class I SAM-dependent DNA methyltransferase — MGNTQQFNKLVSFMWNIANDVLVDVFEQVDYKKVILPMMVLRRIDVLLEPTKEAVLKQKAELDKQKIVNYEPVLTAITKYPFVNVSKFTMRTLTAETNPSRLKMNFLEYIDGYSKDVQDIVKKFELLPTIDKLTESNRLGSIIEKFTDKSINLGILPVKDASGKEALPGVDNHMMGTVFEELLRRFNEAYAVTSAGRHFTPRDMVKLLADLTILPIADKLENSTYTIYDGACGTGGILSVAKDKILDMAKERDKKIKIHIFGQELMPDTYATCKADIMISGQIKSFNYSLNKQQRDYIAFGSTISQDGHIGETYDFCISNPPFGTAWKEDLKNWGITDKKDITDSRFVLSDDVNFVPDIGDPQMLFLANNVSRMKDTELGTRIVEVHNGSSLFTGDAGSGNSNLRKYIIENDMLEAIVAMPEKDFYNTGIGTYIWIVTNRKEKRRKGKVQLIDATAIKTPLRKNLGEKNCETNEADRAKILKLLMDFKETEQSKIFDNSEFGYWSVPLMKPVLDENGKPVKDKKGNVKYKANRNETEQIPMNYPGGIEGFYENEVKPYTPDVIFGEPTVGYELSFTKYFYKPVELRSLKDIKNDIMKLERQTEGALAEILEE; from the coding sequence ATGGGTAATACGCAGCAGTTCAACAAGCTGGTCAGTTTTATGTGGAATATCGCCAACGATGTGCTGGTAGATGTTTTTGAACAGGTCGATTATAAGAAGGTTATTCTTCCGATGATGGTGCTCCGCCGTATTGACGTTTTGCTGGAGCCCACGAAAGAGGCTGTTCTCAAACAGAAGGCTGAACTGGACAAACAGAAAATAGTGAATTACGAGCCTGTGCTGACCGCCATTACCAAGTACCCCTTCGTGAATGTTTCGAAGTTCACAATGCGCACGCTGACGGCAGAGACGAATCCTTCCCGCCTCAAAATGAACTTCTTGGAATACATCGACGGTTACAGCAAGGATGTTCAGGATATCGTCAAGAAGTTCGAACTGTTGCCGACCATCGACAAACTCACCGAAAGCAACCGTTTGGGTTCCATCATCGAAAAGTTTACGGACAAGTCCATCAACTTGGGAATCCTACCTGTGAAGGACGCTAGCGGCAAAGAAGCTTTGCCCGGTGTCGATAACCACATGATGGGAACAGTATTTGAGGAACTGCTCCGTCGTTTCAATGAAGCATACGCAGTGACTAGCGCCGGTCGTCATTTTACTCCGCGTGATATGGTCAAGTTGCTTGCCGACTTGACGATTCTACCGATTGCGGATAAACTTGAAAACTCAACATACACCATTTACGATGGTGCCTGCGGTACGGGTGGCATCTTGTCGGTTGCCAAGGACAAGATCCTTGACATGGCAAAAGAACGCGACAAGAAAATCAAAATTCACATTTTCGGCCAGGAACTGATGCCGGATACATATGCGACCTGCAAGGCTGACATCATGATTTCGGGTCAAATTAAAAGTTTTAACTATTCATTGAACAAACAACAGCGTGATTACATAGCGTTTGGTTCAACCATCTCGCAAGATGGCCACATTGGCGAAACATACGACTTCTGCATTTCGAATCCGCCTTTCGGTACTGCATGGAAAGAAGACCTCAAGAACTGGGGAATTACGGACAAGAAGGATATCACCGACAGTCGTTTTGTTCTTTCGGACGATGTAAACTTTGTTCCCGACATTGGTGATCCGCAGATGCTTTTTTTGGCGAACAATGTCAGCCGTATGAAAGATACAGAACTTGGCACCCGCATTGTGGAAGTGCACAACGGAAGTTCGCTCTTTACGGGCGATGCAGGCTCGGGCAACAGCAACTTGCGCAAGTATATTATTGAAAACGACATGCTCGAAGCGATTGTCGCCATGCCCGAAAAGGACTTTTACAACACGGGTATAGGCACCTACATCTGGATTGTCACGAACCGTAAGGAAAAACGCCGCAAGGGCAAGGTGCAGTTGATTGACGCGACTGCCATCAAGACTCCGCTCCGCAAAAACTTGGGTGAAAAAAATTGCGAAACGAACGAGGCGGATCGAGCAAAGATTTTGAAACTCCTGATGGATTTCAAGGAAACGGAACAGAGCAAGATTTTCGACAATTCTGAATTCGGTTACTGGTCTGTGCCGCTGATGAAGCCCGTATTGGACGAGAATGGCAAACCGGTCAAGGACAAGAAGGGCAATGTAAAATACAAGGCGAATCGTAACGAAACGGAACAGATTCCGATGAACTATCCGGGCGGGATTGAAGGCTTCTACGAGAACGAAGTCAAACCCTATACACCCGACGTGATTTTCGGCGAACCCACCGTAGGCTACGAATTGAGCTTTACCAAGTATTTCTACAAGCCCGTTGAACTCCGCAGCCTGAAAGACATCAAGAACGACATCATGAAACTGGAACGGCAAACCGAAGGTGCCTTGGCGGAGATTCTGGAAGAGTAA
- a CDS encoding pseudouridine synthase, whose amino-acid sequence MPRKHQGISRQVNRERDCAKPAPSAKAHGVARVISKRGFCSRSQAENLVREGRVSLRGKIVRDPDTPARENDEICVDGKHVKASEFVYFMMNKPRGYVTTASDEKGRATVMDLFREQYAKMFPGKPVPHISPVGRLDAASEGLLLFTNDTQWADALLNPQESRDSKAGMTSASVILSPGTESGINYAKYPVKIQHTKIYRVQVAGKPTAAELSQMEAGFNVPPRVFGEPEEFMHAVSAKLYSAGEKNCWLEITLDEGKNREIRRMLAKLGYEVLRLVRIKFSNYELGDLKQGCIKKIDAPQH is encoded by the coding sequence ATGCCTCGAAAACATCAAGGCATATCTCGGCAAGTAAACCGAGAAAGAGACTGCGCGAAGCCCGCGCCTAGCGCCAAAGCTCACGGCGTTGCCCGTGTGATTTCTAAGCGCGGTTTTTGCAGCAGAAGCCAAGCAGAAAACCTGGTCCGCGAGGGCCGGGTTTCTTTGCGTGGTAAAATCGTCCGCGATCCGGACACTCCCGCTCGCGAAAATGATGAAATTTGCGTTGACGGAAAGCATGTAAAAGCAAGCGAGTTCGTTTACTTTATGATGAACAAGCCGCGTGGCTACGTCACTACGGCAAGCGACGAGAAAGGGCGCGCAACCGTCATGGACCTTTTCCGCGAGCAATACGCCAAGATGTTCCCCGGCAAGCCCGTGCCACACATATCGCCCGTTGGCAGACTCGATGCAGCCAGCGAAGGGCTATTGTTATTTACAAATGACACGCAATGGGCAGACGCTTTGCTGAATCCGCAAGAGTCGCGCGATTCAAAGGCAGGAATGACAAGCGCAAGCGTCATCCTGAGTCCCGGAACGGAGTCCGGGATAAACTACGCGAAGTATCCAGTAAAGATCCAGCATACAAAAATCTACCGGGTGCAGGTCGCAGGAAAGCCAACTGCGGCGGAACTTTCGCAAATGGAAGCGGGTTTCAATGTTCCGCCACGCGTCTTTGGCGAACCCGAAGAATTCATGCACGCCGTCAGCGCCAAGCTCTACAGCGCAGGCGAAAAGAACTGCTGGCTCGAAATCACTTTGGACGAAGGCAAAAATCGTGAAATCCGCCGAATGCTCGCGAAGCTCGGCTACGAGGTTTTACGCCTTGTGCGCATAAAGTTCAGCAATTACGAATTGGGCGATTTAAAGCAAGGCTGCATCAAAAAAATTGACGCCCCGCAGCATTAA
- the hisC gene encoding histidinol-phosphate transaminase, with protein MDINELAQQHILKQPLYVTGKPIAYTAREFGLDPKDIDKLASNENPFGPSPKGMAEARKALEEVNLYPDGGSYDLIGKIAEFRGVNRDQIAVGNGSNEILDMIAQVFLGPGTEAVMGNHSFAVYKLATMAMNAKIVEVDMPAPGYNYNLKAMRDAVNEKTRIVFLANPNNPTGSDLTAKEILDFADSLPETCILVMDEAYTEFIEDTPELVPDFNSRIAAGKNIICCRTFSKIYGLAGLRVGYCITRPEIVALINRVREPFNVNSIAQAAAIGAIDDQEYVNKVRELNKKGLEQLKAGFKELGLAYVDSHANFIAVSGFKDPMDAFKFLQAKGTIIRPQPAMGDVLRITVGTEAQNKKCLENIKAYLGK; from the coding sequence ATGGATATTAACGAACTCGCACAACAGCATATTTTGAAGCAGCCGCTCTACGTGACCGGCAAACCCATCGCCTACACCGCTCGTGAATTCGGTCTCGACCCGAAAGACATCGACAAGCTCGCCAGCAACGAAAACCCGTTTGGCCCGAGCCCGAAGGGCATGGCCGAAGCTCGCAAGGCTTTGGAAGAAGTGAACCTCTATCCGGATGGCGGTTCTTATGATCTCATCGGAAAGATTGCTGAATTCCGCGGCGTGAACCGCGACCAGATTGCTGTGGGTAACGGCAGTAACGAAATTTTGGACATGATTGCCCAGGTGTTCCTCGGCCCCGGCACGGAAGCCGTCATGGGCAACCACAGCTTCGCTGTCTATAAGCTCGCTACGATGGCCATGAACGCCAAGATTGTTGAAGTTGACATGCCCGCTCCGGGATACAACTACAACCTCAAGGCCATGCGCGACGCAGTGAACGAAAAGACCCGCATCGTGTTCCTCGCTAACCCGAACAATCCGACCGGTTCTGACCTCACCGCCAAGGAAATTTTGGACTTCGCCGACAGCCTCCCAGAAACTTGCATTCTCGTGATGGACGAAGCCTACACCGAATTTATCGAAGACACGCCGGAACTCGTTCCGGATTTCAACAGCCGCATCGCCGCCGGCAAGAACATCATCTGCTGCCGTACATTCAGCAAGATCTACGGTCTCGCAGGCCTCCGCGTGGGCTACTGCATCACCCGCCCGGAAATCGTCGCCCTCATCAACCGCGTGCGTGAACCGTTCAACGTGAACAGCATCGCTCAGGCAGCTGCCATCGGCGCTATCGACGACCAGGAATACGTGAACAAGGTTCGCGAACTCAACAAGAAGGGTCTCGAACAGCTCAAGGCTGGTTTCAAGGAACTCGGCCTCGCCTACGTTGACAGCCACGCAAACTTCATCGCCGTCAGCGGATTCAAGGATCCGATGGACGCCTTCAAGTTCTTGCAGGCCAAGGGCACCATCATCCGTCCGCAGCCGGCTATGGGTGACGTGCTCCGCATTACCGTCGGTACCGAAGCTCAGAACAAGAAATGCCTCGAAAACATCAAGGCATATCTCGGCAAGTAA
- a CDS encoding NAD(+)/NADH kinase codes for MNKSFSSIGIVGFKDKSADLACALKQITSWALEHPQVKFYALDSLKELVKKPIRVVKESALQKTDLLLAIGGDGTVLTAAHMALGHNIPILGVNAGRVGFLAESRVEGLTKTLDSLLAGDFSTRERMMIEAAVYHGRKCIAKQTVLNEVHVRAHAPERMVNVNVAYNDTCLTEYWADSILVSTPTGSTAYNLAAGGPIIHPSTPAVVLTPVAPSSLSVRPLVLSLTDKKLRMASAVNCSLDLVFDGRITLEMKQDEYVMLSESKLVTTFIRMRHTGFVGALREKLGWTGKPRSA; via the coding sequence ATGAACAAGTCTTTCAGCAGCATTGGAATTGTCGGATTCAAGGACAAAAGTGCCGATTTGGCATGTGCCTTGAAGCAGATTACTTCTTGGGCGCTTGAACACCCGCAGGTGAAATTTTACGCGCTCGATTCCCTCAAGGAACTCGTGAAAAAGCCGATTCGCGTGGTGAAAGAATCCGCGTTGCAGAAGACGGATTTGCTGCTTGCGATTGGCGGTGACGGAACTGTGCTGACGGCTGCGCACATGGCGCTTGGTCATAACATCCCGATTCTTGGTGTGAATGCCGGACGCGTGGGATTCTTGGCGGAATCGCGTGTGGAGGGCTTGACCAAGACGCTCGATAGCTTGCTTGCTGGCGACTTCTCGACTCGTGAACGCATGATGATTGAGGCGGCTGTTTACCACGGCAGAAAGTGTATAGCAAAACAGACTGTGCTGAACGAAGTCCACGTGCGTGCGCATGCTCCGGAACGCATGGTGAACGTGAACGTGGCTTATAACGATACTTGCCTGACGGAATACTGGGCGGATTCGATTCTCGTTTCGACGCCGACGGGGTCAACGGCTTACAATTTGGCGGCTGGCGGCCCGATTATTCATCCTTCGACGCCTGCGGTGGTGCTCACGCCTGTGGCTCCGAGCAGCCTCTCGGTGCGTCCGCTTGTGCTTTCTCTTACGGATAAAAAATTGCGAATGGCTTCGGCGGTGAATTGCTCGCTCGATCTCGTTTTTGACGGGCGCATCACGCTTGAAATGAAGCAAGATGAATACGTGATGTTGTCTGAAAGTAAGCTTGTGACGACGTTTATTCGTATGCGTCACACGGGATTTGTGGGCGCTCTTCGCGAAAAGCTTGGCTGGACGGGGAAGCCGCGTTCTGCTTAA
- a CDS encoding carbohydrate-binding protein has product MFKVPSRFLTVLCAFAVSASAAVDQCKPIGWATRSGRTSTEFNVTGGGNATPITVTTFADLQKYAKDSSPRVIYIDGTLGDGWSGRTGDRLNITGSNKTIIGLKPGTVLKAPIHISKASNIIVRNIVIQGPGSNAEQAWDNLTIENNGSKNIWIDHCEFWDGQDGNADVVKGADNVTFTWCIFGYKKKSSHNLSNLIGSSDNEPESEGKLNVTYMFNWWQAANQRKPRCRYGNVHVVNNLLTGNASITNGTDVLGVSAGHMCKVRTERNVFINEANPIYTGNANGTGVNEVIDNIFTNCSGNTKGTGTSFTPPYEYTSFMLKASEVEAAVKANAGATLKSPTECDANYVEPEPPTPDKQYQAETGTITGGVSESSNGGYHGDGYVNFDKGGDVVVNVKVDTAGQYRFDIDFANGSSEARSLAISAGLDTATTSFKTTGGWTVWETAEVLVNLAAGENAVKFATVGGNDGPNIDQFDVTLVKSAEKDTTEKPTSIRSKSFAMVAPSVYRVSIFDTKGALVRRMNVESAKVGDVAWMTRGLPAGLYVMRVSAPGVERSKFIAVK; this is encoded by the coding sequence ATGTTTAAGGTTCCTAGCAGATTTTTGACTGTGTTATGCGCGTTTGCTGTTTCTGCATCCGCTGCTGTGGATCAGTGCAAGCCGATTGGCTGGGCGACTCGTTCGGGCCGTACTTCGACCGAGTTTAATGTGACCGGTGGCGGAAATGCGACTCCCATTACAGTGACGACTTTTGCCGATTTGCAAAAGTACGCGAAGGATTCTTCTCCGCGTGTGATTTACATTGATGGTACGCTTGGCGATGGCTGGAGCGGGCGAACGGGGGACCGCTTGAATATCACGGGTTCCAACAAGACCATCATCGGACTTAAGCCGGGAACAGTGCTTAAAGCGCCAATTCACATTAGCAAGGCGTCTAACATCATCGTTCGCAATATCGTGATTCAAGGACCGGGCAGTAATGCTGAGCAGGCTTGGGACAATCTCACCATTGAAAATAACGGTTCCAAAAATATATGGATTGACCACTGTGAATTCTGGGATGGTCAGGATGGCAATGCCGATGTGGTAAAAGGAGCAGATAACGTAACGTTTACGTGGTGCATTTTTGGCTACAAGAAAAAGAGTTCGCACAACCTTTCGAATCTCATCGGCAGTTCTGACAATGAACCCGAAAGCGAAGGCAAGCTGAATGTGACTTACATGTTCAACTGGTGGCAGGCGGCAAACCAGCGCAAGCCACGCTGCCGTTACGGAAACGTTCATGTGGTGAATAACTTGCTTACGGGCAATGCTAGCATCACAAACGGAACCGATGTGCTTGGCGTTTCGGCTGGCCACATGTGCAAAGTGCGTACGGAACGCAATGTATTTATCAACGAAGCAAACCCGATTTATACGGGCAATGCGAACGGCACTGGCGTGAACGAAGTTATTGATAACATCTTTACGAATTGCTCGGGCAATACAAAGGGAACAGGGACTTCTTTTACGCCGCCTTATGAATACACGAGCTTTATGCTCAAGGCGAGCGAAGTCGAAGCTGCCGTGAAGGCAAATGCGGGCGCTACGCTCAAGAGTCCGACGGAATGTGATGCCAATTATGTGGAACCGGAACCACCGACACCTGATAAACAGTACCAGGCCGAAACGGGTACGATTACAGGTGGCGTTTCTGAAAGTAGCAATGGCGGCTACCACGGCGATGGTTATGTGAATTTCGATAAGGGCGGCGATGTCGTCGTGAACGTGAAAGTCGATACGGCTGGCCAATATCGCTTTGATATCGATTTTGCAAATGGCTCCAGTGAAGCACGCTCTCTTGCGATTTCTGCTGGTTTAGATACGGCAACGACATCTTTCAAGACAACGGGTGGCTGGACCGTCTGGGAAACGGCTGAAGTCTTGGTAAATCTTGCCGCAGGCGAAAATGCAGTGAAGTTTGCAACCGTTGGCGGTAATGATGGCCCGAACATCGACCAGTTTGATGTAACGCTTGTGAAGTCCGCGGAAAAAGATACGACGGAAAAGCCGACGTCGATTCGTTCAAAGTCGTTTGCTATGGTCGCGCCGAGCGTCTATCGCGTTAGCATTTTTGATACGAAGGGCGCTTTGGTGCGTCGCATGAATGTTGAATCTGCAAAAGTCGGTGATGTTGCATGGATGACTCGCGGGCTGCCTGCTGGCCTATATGTGATGCGGGTTTCAGCACCCGGCGTGGAACGCAGCAAGTTTATTGCCGTGAAGTAG
- a CDS encoding restriction endonuclease subunit S: MRKYARYKDSGISWIGNVPEHWDVVPFRSEFSLGKGLPITKDNLINDEINGVPVVSYGQIHSKENEGTVLKRNLLRFVESSWLDSNPQSLLRKNDIVFADTSEDLDGCGNCVLNTETRKIFAGYHTIIAFTNKEENGPFFAYLFQSDIWRSQIRTRVNGVKVYSVTRAHLKRCKLLLPPLSEQKAIAEYLDKKTAQINELVSAKQKQIELLKEYKQSVIANAVTGKLNKNCRMKDSGISWIGKIPENWEKLPFGALFEQKSQCGHCDEELLSVYLDKGVIRFSDGGEKRANATSEDLSKYQLVEVGDFVLNNQQAWRGSVGVSFFRGIVSPAYVILKMSEKLERNFANYLLRDRSMVAMYCICSKGVGSIQRNLVWNKLKRMPVFVPPLSEQKEIVAYIEKKVASIDSQIASIENQIANLNEYKQSLISDVVTGKVKVC; the protein is encoded by the coding sequence ATGAGAAAGTATGCGCGATATAAAGATTCAGGAATCTCTTGGATAGGAAATGTGCCGGAGCATTGGGATGTTGTTCCTTTTAGGTCTGAATTCTCTTTGGGAAAGGGCTTGCCGATTACAAAGGATAACCTTATTAATGATGAAATTAATGGAGTCCCTGTTGTCAGTTATGGGCAAATTCATTCTAAGGAAAATGAAGGAACTGTTTTAAAAAGAAATTTGTTGAGATTTGTTGAATCTTCATGGCTTGATTCAAATCCGCAATCTTTATTGCGGAAAAATGATATTGTATTTGCCGATACTTCAGAAGATTTAGATGGTTGTGGTAATTGTGTTTTAAATACGGAAACGAGAAAGATTTTTGCAGGCTATCATACAATAATTGCGTTTACAAATAAAGAAGAAAACGGACCATTCTTTGCTTATCTTTTTCAATCTGATATTTGGAGATCTCAAATTAGAACTCGTGTAAACGGCGTAAAAGTTTATAGTGTTACAAGAGCTCATTTGAAGCGTTGTAAATTGCTACTTCCTCCTCTCTCTGAACAAAAGGCGATTGCGGAATACTTGGACAAAAAGACGGCGCAAATCAATGAACTTGTTTCGGCAAAGCAAAAACAGATTGAACTTTTGAAGGAGTACAAACAGTCTGTTATCGCTAATGCTGTCACAGGCAAATTGAATAAAAATTGCCGAATGAAAGACTCCGGCATCAGCTGGATTGGAAAAATTCCAGAGAATTGGGAAAAACTACCTTTTGGTGCTTTATTTGAGCAAAAATCTCAATGTGGACATTGTGACGAAGAACTTTTATCGGTGTATTTGGATAAAGGGGTTATTCGTTTTTCTGATGGTGGTGAGAAAAGAGCGAACGCAACTAGTGAAGATTTGTCCAAATATCAACTCGTTGAAGTGGGTGATTTTGTGTTAAACAATCAACAGGCTTGGCGTGGTTCTGTTGGTGTGTCCTTCTTTAGAGGGATTGTAAGTCCTGCATATGTGATTTTGAAGATGTCTGAGAAACTAGAACGAAACTTTGCCAATTATTTGTTGAGAGATCGTTCTATGGTTGCTATGTATTGTATTTGCTCAAAAGGTGTTGGATCAATTCAACGAAATTTAGTTTGGAATAAATTGAAACGAATGCCAGTTTTTGTTCCACCTCTTTCTGAACAAAAAGAAATTGTTGCATATATCGAAAAGAAGGTTGCTTCTATTGATTCTCAAATTGCGTCCATCGAAAATCAGATTGCGAATTTGAACGAGTATAAACAAAGCTTAATTAGCGATGTTGTGACAGGAAAAGTGAAAGTCTGTTAA